The segment TGCTTCATAACGGCAATCGGGTCAATGCCGTGATTGTTGATGCAAGTGAACAGGGATGCAAGCTGACCAACGCTCAGGCGTTTAAACCAAACGAGACTATACAGCTTGAACTGGCGACGGGGAAAGTGGTCGCGGCGCGCGTTGCCTGGCAGGACGGTGAATTTGCCGGCTTGGAATTTGCTGAACGTATAGAAGACTTGGTGCTGCTGAAGGCTGCCTAAGGAATCTGGCTTCACAAACACCCAATAAGTCGCCCCGTGAGAGCAATCTTGCGGGGTTCTTTGATGCAGAAGTCAGGTGCTGA is part of the Cohaesibacter intestini genome and harbors:
- a CDS encoding PilZ domain-containing protein, whose translation is MNSAQGVAAVIGETATEAQSVEAASDKLSVAARQLAQDVEGFLNDVRQDVRERRNSLRVKMREVVALLHNGNRVNAVIVDASEQGCKLTNAQAFKPNETIQLELATGKVVAARVAWQDGEFAGLEFAERIEDLVLLKAA